A section of the Humulus lupulus chromosome 2, drHumLupu1.1, whole genome shotgun sequence genome encodes:
- the LOC133816237 gene encoding glutathione S-transferase T3-like produces the protein MTSIRTASYSIEEDMNLCHVYLDVSQDPVIGRYQSKEKFWSRVEAEYHSYEKFLLRPRPVRSLQTRMTTILTAVGKLRGCVNQIQNKNPSGASQEDILNQAKMLLAQDPKYNRGFKFDHVWPILKDIEKFTNDNTSAPIRIQEEDRNFTSPQSYSHGVQSSASASTGMNSFNLNVNDDEITTNLSKRPIGVKKAKEKQKSDDQFKKLMEQNQKLVEVIEKGNSERNEIRRQKVELAKMKEENKILFTDLNSISDPEFRQFIQNEKRQIYKRRAQTSKYGEQTEGSKYQGSQYRASQNQGSRFNEAHREGATDEGQGSETNLPGNFSQYFDYLDETKNDFLNY, from the exons ATGACTTCAATTCGTACTGCGTCATACTCGATTGAGGAAGATATGAATTTATGCCATGTGTATCTTGACGTGTCTCAAGATCCTGTCATAGGCAGATACCAATCAAAAGAGAAGTTTTGGTCAAGAGTTGAAGCGGAGTATCACTCGTATGAAAAGTTTCTTCTTCGACCTAGACCTGTAAGATCTTTGCAAACTCGAATGACGACCATTCTTACCGCGGTTGGAAAATTAAGGGGATGCGTTaaccaaattcaaaataaaaatccCAGTGGTGCTTCACAAGAAGATATT TTAAATCAAGCGAAGATGTTATTAGCACAAGATCCAAAATACAACAGAGGATTCAAATTTGATCATGTGTGGCCGATCCTTAAAGATATTGAGAAATTTACAAATGACAACACTAGTGCACCAATTAGAATCCAAGAAGAAGATCGTAATTTTACTTCGCCCCAATCATATTCTCATGGTGTCCAGTCATCGGCATCAGCATCCACTGGTATGAATTCATTTAATCTTAATGTGAATGACGATGAAATTACTACTAATTTAAGTAAACGACCTATCGGTGTGAAAAAggcaaaagaaaaacaaaaaagtgatgaccaatttaaaaaattaatggaGCAAAATCAAAAGCTTGTCGAAGTTATAGAAAAGGGTAACTCAGAAAGGAATGAAATTCGACGACAGAAGGTTGAATTGGCTAAAATGAAAGAAGAGAATAAAATACTATTTACGGATTTGAATTCTATATCCGATCCAGAATTTCGCCAGTTTATTCAAAATGAAAAGAGACAAATTTACAAAAGAAGAGCACAAACATCTAAATATGGTGAACAAACAGAAGGTTCTAAATATCAAGGATCCCAATATCGAGCATCTCAGAATCAAGGATCTCGATTTAATGAAGCTCACAGAGAAGGAGCTACAGATGAAGGCCAAGGATCTGAGACGAACCTCCCAGGAAATTTTAGTCAATACTTTGATTATCTTGACGAAACGAAAAATGATTTcctaaattattaa